A segment of the Bacteroides intestinalis DSM 17393 genome:
CTATTCTTCAGTATGTAGTAAAACAACCGCTGAGTAAGCTGGGTGTTGCTGAAAAATATGATATTAAAGTAAATCTTTGCGGTGGTGGTTTCACCGGTCAGTCTCAGGCTTTGCGTTTGGCTATTGCCCGCGCATTGGTGAAGATGAATGCTGAAGACAAAGCTGCTCTTCGCGCTGAAGGCTTCATGACTCGTGACCCGCGTTCTGTTGAACGTAAGAAACCGGGACAACCGAAAGCTCGTAGAAGATTCCAGTTCAGTAAACGTTAAGAGTTGCAGAAACGTTGGGGCGGACAAGTTGCTTAATTCTCAACTTTTATCTCTCAACTCTCAACTGAAAGAGCGTTTAGTATCTAAACTACCGGGACTCTGGAATGATAGACTACCCGGCGGTTGGTTTAGAAAAAACAAAAAAGAAAGTAAACGATTTAAAGAAAAAACAAGATGTCAAGAACAAATTTTGATACATTATTGGAAGCCGGTTGCCACTTTGGTCACCTCAAAAGAAAGTGGAATCCTGCAATGGCTCCTTATATTTTCATGGAACGCAATGGTATCCATATCATTGACCTCCACAAGACAGTTGCTAAAGTAGACGAAGCTGCTGAAGCTTTGAAGCAAATTGCTAAATCAGGAAAGAAAGTCCTGTTCGTTGCTACTAAAAAACAAGCTAAACAAGTGGTTGCTGATAAAGCTGCCTCTGTAAATATGCCTTATGTAATCGAGCGTTGGCCGGGCGGTATGTTGACTAACTTCCCCACTATCCGCAAGGCTGTTAAGAAGATGGCTACCATCGACAAATTGACAAATGACGGTACGTACTCTAATCTGTCTAAGAGAGAAATCCTGCAGATTTCACGTCAACGTGCTAAGCTGGACAAGACTTTGGGTTCTATTGCTGACCTGACTCGTCTGCCGTCTGCATTGTTCGTTATCGATGTTATGAAAGAAAACATTGCAGTTCGCGAAGCTAACCGTTTGGGTATCCCCGTATTCGGTATCGTTGATACGAACTCTGATCCTTCTAACATTGATTTCGTTATCCCGGCTAATGATGATGCTACTAAATCAATAGAAGTAATTCTGGATGCTTGCTGCGCTGCTATGCAGGAAGGTTTGGAAGAAAGAAAAGCTGAAAAAGTAGACATGGAAGCAGCTGGTGAAGCTCCTGCCAATAAAGGCAAGAAGAAAGCTACAAAAGCAAGACTCGACAAATCTGACGAGGAAGCAATCAATGCAGCTAAAGCTGCTGCTTTCCTGAAGGAAGACGAAGAGGCTTAATCATACTTGAATGGTAAGATGGTAAAATGATAAGATGATAATG
Coding sequences within it:
- the rpsI gene encoding 30S ribosomal protein S9; the encoded protein is MEVVNALGRRKSAIARIFVTEGTGKITINKRDLAEYFPSTILQYVVKQPLSKLGVAEKYDIKVNLCGGGFTGQSQALRLAIARALVKMNAEDKAALRAEGFMTRDPRSVERKKPGQPKARRRFQFSKR
- the rpsB gene encoding 30S ribosomal protein S2, which produces MSRTNFDTLLEAGCHFGHLKRKWNPAMAPYIFMERNGIHIIDLHKTVAKVDEAAEALKQIAKSGKKVLFVATKKQAKQVVADKAASVNMPYVIERWPGGMLTNFPTIRKAVKKMATIDKLTNDGTYSNLSKREILQISRQRAKLDKTLGSIADLTRLPSALFVIDVMKENIAVREANRLGIPVFGIVDTNSDPSNIDFVIPANDDATKSIEVILDACCAAMQEGLEERKAEKVDMEAAGEAPANKGKKKATKARLDKSDEEAINAAKAAAFLKEDEEA